TCTGTGAACGAGCTATTCTCTAAGCTGTGTGCGATCACGGGAACCGAAGGCATCGATGCGACCTATGCGCCAGCAAGGAAAGGCGACGTTTTCCGCTCCCAAGCAAATGTGTCGAAGGCAAAAGAAATATTGAAATTCGAGGTCCTTGTTTCCTTCGATGAGGGGCTTCGTCACACTGTCGAGTGGTATCAAAACAACGCTGATGGAGTCTCATGATGTTTAGAGCTATTTTGGGTACCCTCAAAGAGCTATTCGAGTTTATGTGGCACAACAAGATATGGTGGATGGCGCCAATCGTGATTGTACTACTCCTTTTTTCGGGTCTGATGTTTCTGGCGCAGTCGAGCGCGCTGGCGCCGTTTGTCTATACGCTTTTCTAGAAGGAGAAGAGGATGCTCAAGCGGCTCTGGGAGGGTTGGAAGCGTGTGGCGAAAAAGATCGCCCGCTTCAACTCCTTGGTCATATGTACGATCCTCTATATTGTTATTCTGCCCCTTGCGGCGATACCTTTTCGCCTGTTCAAGGACCCTCTCCGCCTTAGCGGCGACGCCGGCTTTATTGATCGTGAGCAGAGCGAGGCCACCATGGACGATGCCGCTCGTCAGGGATAGGTAATAACCATTGCATATTCTGGGAATCAGTTGTTTTTATCATGATGCGGCTGCGGCTTTGTTGCGTGACGGTGAGCTTGTTGCGGCCTCCGAGGAGGAGCGCTTCAGCCGGGTCAAACACGATTTTGGCTATCCAGAGCTGGCCGTGGAGTTCTGCCTGAAAAAAGCGGGTATCGAGGCTGGCGATCTCGACTACGTTGTATTCTACGAAAAACCCTTCCTTAAGTTCGAGCGCATCCTCAACACCGTGCTTCAGACATTTCCGGGCTCGCTCAAGGTGTTCCAGGAGGCGATGATCAACTGGTTTGGCGACAAGCTCTGGGTCAAGGGCATCATCTACAAGCGCCTGGGGATTCCGCTAGAAAAAATTCTTTTCGTCGAGCACCACATGTCACACGCCGCGAGCGCCTATTATTCATCGCCCTTCGATGAGGCGGCGATTCTCACCGTGGATGGTGTGGGCGAGTGGGCGACGACGACGATGGGCCAGGCCAGAGGGCAGGACATCACCCTTGAGCGGGAGCAGCGCTTCCCGCATTCGCTTGGCCTTCTCTACAGCGCCTTCACCGCCTACCTCGGCTTTGAGGTCAACGAGGGCGAATACAAGGTCATGGGTATGGCGCCCTACGGCGAGCCCAAGTATGTCGATGAAGTGTGGAAAACCGTGCGC
This genomic interval from Nitrospinaceae bacterium contains the following:
- a CDS encoding NAD-dependent epimerase/dehydratase family protein; amino-acid sequence: KSPKIFGDGEQSRDFTYIDNVVSGNILAMKADGAGGEVFNMAAGDNHSVNELFSKLCAITGTEGIDATYAPARKGDVFRSQANVSKAKEILKFEVLVSFDEGLRHTVEWYQNNADGVS